gaggttattcttattattgtgCGGTGCAAACGACTGGATAAGTGTCACGAAAAACGTAACTCAAAAATACTTTTAACCGAACATACTTATAATAAAGTTAGGAACTTTATGTGGttacatttgtaaatatttcgtTTACAAAATAATCATTGTATCAAGATACAAAATACTCCTCCCTAtgatataatttttaacattttgaagGCGCTGCTGTTTTATTCTAGTTTGATAGGGGATTCGGTGGAACTTCGGAAAACCGTCATGCTCCGGTATCAACAAAATTTAGCAAAAATGCTCttttttcttaatattaattaatatgtaataaatacatggtatattaatcaataaaatcagtattaattgaattttttgaaaattgaacctgtagtgccatctctccggcgaacagggtgaactacacacttttgaaactgtagtttaattAATTCTCAGCTTCTACCCCTAGATGACGGCACATAAGACCAAAAACGATACATGTAGCACCATCTAGGggtagaatttgggaactaattaaactgcagtttcaaaagtgtgtagttcatcccgttcgccggagagatggcaccACTTTCCATTTTCGAAAAACCTACCAATGCAATGTGcatcatacatatatataataaagaGAGAAGGGGAAGTCACTACTAGTTTGGTTATATCTGACTGGTGATCCACGTGTTTTTGTTTTTAGAAAGATTATTGTTATGATTGAAGATAAATGTTGGAATTGTAGTTGCTATTTATTATAAGCAATAAAATTACAGAGAAACTATGTCTAAACGAAAACTTAATAATGTAGGAGAATGGAAGCCTTTAAAGTTAGAAGGCTCTGCATTTTTTGGTGATGTTGATGGTTTAATTGGTATAGAAGAATTAACTGATTATAATTTAGAACAAGAAAATGGGAAAAAAGTTGTAACTTGCAGCAAAGATAGTAACAATGAAAAGTCTAAGGTAGGAATAATATTGCTTTGTACATTGACTGTCACATTGAAAGCTATCGCATGTGattagaatttataataattattattaaggaCATAAGTTGTAACCACTTAATATGTGTTATAGGGATCTTTAAAGCGTAAACATTTGAACAAATGGCAAGAAAATGATATAGACATTGCTGAACCAGCAACAAAAAAAGCAATAATCAAAAAAAGTAAAGAAAGTCTTCCTAAGAAGAAGAAtgttaaaaaagtattaaagtCTAATTCCCAAAATAGTACAAATGATAATGCTGATACAAAAGGAAAACTTTCCAATGAATGCAACAGTAATAGTGATAATGAGGATGAtgattattacatttatattcaaAAATGGGGCAGATTGGGTTTATATGCTCCTATAATAAAGGCAATGAAAGATCAACAATTTCATACACCTACTCCTATACAAGCATTAACTTTACCACCAGCGATAATGGGATATAGAGATATATTAGGTGCTGCTGAAACGGGTAGTGGGAAAACATTAGCATTTGGAATTCCAATTATAAATGgcattttagaattaaaaaatagacAAGTAGATAAATCAGATATAAAACCTATAAATGGAAcaggtaataatattgaaaataaaggTTGGATTTGTTCAGATAATGAAATGAAAGATGATGATAGTTCATCTGAAACTGATCATGAAGAAGATATTGATGatgttaatgaaaataatattggTTGTATACGTGTAATTGATAAggtaaaaattaatgaagatgAACATTATGCTAAAAAACCATTATATGCACTGATATTAACACCGACCCGTGAATTAGCTATACAGATAAAAGATCATCTTACGAAAGCAGCTAAATATACTGACATTAAAGTAAgttagtaaaataattaattactgaaaGTTTAAGATATTTTGATGTCTAAACATTGATATTATTTAGATAGCTGTACTATTGGGTGGACTAGCTGCAGTTAAACAGGAAAGAATATTGAGTAAGGGTCCTGAAATTGTTATTGCCACACCTGGTAGATTATGGGAATTGATACAGCAAGGAAATCCACATCTTAACCAGGTGGATTCTATTAAGTAAGTGATATTAATCtcttgattaaatttttaattactaaaagttaattatatgtagaattttattttacttttgtattGTAATCTGAAATAGATATTTAGCCATTGACGAGACAGACAGAATGTTAGAAAAAGGACATTTTCAAGAACTGCAGCAGTTGTTGGAaaagataaatattaataagaaaaaacGGGAAGAACGACAAAACTTTGTGTTTTCGGCTACATTAACCATGGTACACGATATTCcagattatttacaaaaaaagaaaaagaaacacaaTAGTAGTAAAATATTCAAGCTTACACCtggacaaaaattacaaaaaattatacaactgGTAGGAATGAAGACTCCAAAAGTTGTTGATGTTACAAGAGAATCAGGTAATTATATACTAAAGAAATTACAACAGtataattagcataatattatataaaataatatttttttaggtACTGCTAGTAATTTAACAGAATGTAAAATAGCATGTACAATCGATCACAAAGATTATTACCTGTACTATTTTTTGAAGAGGCATGCGGGTAGAACATTGGTATTTTGTAACAGTATTGGTTGTGTAAAACGTTTAGCTACCCTTTTTGGAATACTAGATTGCAAACCTTTACCTCTGCATGCTAGTATGCAACAAAGACAACGACTAAAAAATCTTGAAAGGTAAAAACACCTTAACatattcagaattttcaaagtACTGAAAAAAGAATGTAGGTTTCAGGCAGATGAAAATGGAGTATTAATAGCCACTGATGTAGCCGCTAGGGGTTTAGATATTCCAAATGTTGAGCATGTCATACATTATCAAGTTCCCAGAACCAGTGAAGTATGTAGAGATAAACACGTAATGTTTGTCGTAAAAGAAACTAGTTTTAtctgtatttttaattgtttttagaGTTATGTACATAGAAGCGGAAGAACAGCAAGAGCGTTAAAAGAAGGTATAACGGTTCTGATGATGGAACCTTCTGAAAAACAGTACTACACTAAATTATGTAAAACACTTGGACGTAGTAagtgaataaataatattaattattagtgAATAATACTAACTAAAGATGTACAGTCGAAAGCTAATACAACTATTTTAATTATAGCTGAGGATATACCTACATTTCCTGTAGTAGATAGATTGTTAATGGCAGTTAAAGAAAGGGTAGATATTGCTCGAGAAATCGATAAATTGGAATTAAAATGTCGTAGAGATAATTCCCAAAAGGGTTGGTTACGTAAAGCTGTTGAAGATCTGGATTTAGTGTTGGAAGAGGATGAAGAGTAAGATCTgacataacaaaaattattaatagttaaacatattttttgatggtataattatatttttcaggGATGTAGCATTAGAAACAAAAGAAGCAGCAGATTTAAGACAtcagttaaaaataaagaagCATCAATTGACATCACTCATGTCAAAACCATTATTTCCAAAAGGTTTCTCTGGAAAATATCCTGACATGAATATGGACTTGGATATAAATCAAAGCAATCAGAAAGCTGTTGATATAATGAAGAATGTTATAGAAACAATTCCcgagaagaaaaaggaaaggaaTAAGAAAAGTGCTAGTAAAAAGGTTTTGCATAAAcgcaaagtatttaaaaaatcaaataaaaagaaaacataacgatatatttttaataaagaaacatgcatataaataaatacttcaTCAATTCTTTTCcacaaatttattcatttatttcctgcgtaataaaataaaatttttcaaagaatgattttcatttttctgtaaatattacatcaatttcttctttttttaagtTGAGCCATTTATTCTTAACATCTAGTTGATCTTGTTACAAATTGTTAGTACGTATGGCAGGAATATTTACATGCAATTATTACGAATTTTATCATAATACACATTATCTCATAGTAccttttttatatataatatacaaattgAATTGATACAACTGtacgttgataaaaataatcaacGAGTTTCTCGATCATCATCAAACACAGCCGGTTAACTTATGATAATAGAAATGTTCGATGCTTAAAATATCGTGTTATATATAACTTCGTCTTCCGTGCTGATAATCGAATCGATTTGCTCGGTCGGTACCATCGAATTCATATATCTCTCGTTGCTGATCCTACCCGTCATGGGCGAATCACGTCCCTTCACGACGATTTTGATCCTGGCCATCACGTGACTTCCGGGACACTTCTGGACCTGTGCAGCGGCGTTCTCGCAAATCTCCGTGTAAATGTCGTCAGCTTTGGTCTTGGTTAACTTAGGAAGGGATGGCACTGGTGTAAGACTATCTCTAACTCGAGAATAATTCGGCTGCAACTCGACGTTCGTCGGCATTTCTAAAACACTAGTGGACGCCGATCTTTGTACAGGTTGCTTGGACGAGTTCGAATGACTGGGATGAGAGGTAGTTTCTGGCTCTAAACTGGAATAACGTTCTTGGCACCTCATCGCGATTTCCGGTTTCACCGCGAACGTGAACGAAGCCGACTTTTTCGCGGGATTTCTGCTACGACCGCCTTGAGCGAATTTCGATATTCGATCTAACAGTCCGTTTTTGCAGTTCTGCCTAGTTTGACTTTTCTCTCGAACGGTGCTCTTCTTCAACTGTTCCAATCCGTCCTTCAAACTTTGCAGGATTGGTTTCGTGTCCGGCTTCGGCTTGATCTTCTTCAGGTGCATCTCCTTCAGATTTTCGCTGGTTGGGTGCAGTTTTAGAGGTGCCACTCTTGGTTCCGTTGCACGATCTCCGACAGCACGACTGGAGTGGAAGAACAGGTTAAACAACATAGaatacgtatgtatatatatatttataaatgtttgcATCTTCGAATATCGTGATAATACGGGACATGCTACGGTATATTATGCTCTATCAGTGATTTTACGCGTGTAATGTACTTCAATTCGTTAATCTGTCTTTGCTTCGTGTTAATCGAGTGACTGATTTATACGATcgatttttcgaattttgttAATGATATGCATTAAtgtaaagtatttttattatcttaTGACTTTGATTCTATCATtttatcatataattataatgttaatttAGTATTTTGTCAATTAAGAATATCGACTATGCTTCATTAtcgaattatatatatatgtatatatatatatgtatatataattcgataatttgaatatatatgtatacagggtgtcccgcaattagtgtaggacccgaaaaggggtggtaggtggggcgattctgaacaactttttcctttgccaaaatattggttgaggctccattttcgagttattagcaaaaaacactgaccaatgagagcgtgcatagaccgggcgcgcgaaagcgtgagcgacagcttcgaatatgacggccgatcgtcgtcgtgaacaaacgtatcgataccgtcggtacAACGTCGGTATAttgtcggtataacaggaagctattaggtgaaagttaaattgaataatgaattaagaagttaagaataatattaagttcttcgtaattcgtgaatgggagataaaccaattagttgttgtttacccagaccaagtatcttgtatttattttaagccttcaaaaaggaaaaagaataaatttacgaaaattcattctgtcgattattctaatgaagcaaatgaataaattcacgttttaaaacgaatgagtacctttcctacgaaatgggataaaattggaataaaatatctaatgcagtacctcattgaagtgaaataaatcaattgctgcgtacgtataattttaaaaatatggaaacaacttaaataaaacttacccattgattcatgaaaaaactagcttcgataaaaaatatttatgtcaccgggtagatccaccgatcagagcatcaacagctgatatcctggcagggtcaatgaactctcaatttatttcactgtctctttctaataatttctaataattgcacaacataagcacgaccggtaaacggaccgaatgaaaacgcgtgaaggattattcatagatatgtatgtttaacgatatattctcattataaggcatccgaattgaggaatcgatattatattgtattttattagaagacattgttagactggccacggatcgcggtttcgttctcgatcgcgaggcatacgtcgcgaacggttgccatgcaacgatgatctgttgaacgactgcagcgtcgatcgacagtcatcgtttattgtcgaaagatacgtgttgaaataaaatgtatcgttgtttttaatcaaaaattctgttttcttgctttcaagataatatagtttaaattatttctgaatattcgtttatgtgttttcattcgtcgtatttatgtgttgaactcacagtgaaaattagtgaaaattagtgaaaaatgacagaaaaaagtgataatgaaaactaataatgagagatgacagtgataggtgacagtgaagtttcttgagagttttttcagagtttctattatttatgagaacagtaaggatcggtggatcgacccagtgacagagatgcattttcatcgtgattatttgcggttcaatgggtgagttacatttaaatttattaattattcaattcaaatttttatttgttgaatagaaaagttatttaattttttaaaaatgagaatttgttttttttcatcatcacaatatcgaacgaaaataattttccatattttatccattatttctttgccataacgaataaacgtgtcgaataaattcgatttactttgattacgtgagtagagactaattttgttatttcttattcatgaatgaatgataattcaacaataatccagatttttgtattcattattcaacgtaactttcatctaacagctttctattataccgacgttattccgacgttataccgacgttataccgacagtatcaatacatttgttcacgacgacgatcggccgtcatattcgaagcttttgctcacgctttcgcgcacccggtctatgcgcgctctcattggtcagtgttttttgctaataactcgaaaatggagcctcaaccaatattttggcaaaggaagaagttgttcagaatcgccccacctaccaccccttttcgggtcctacactaattgcgggacaccctgtatatagtcACGTGACGTGATTGTTCTCGTACCAACTCATCATTTAAGACAGTGTCATTTTCCCGGGCTTTTTGCCAACATTAAAAAGTGAACTGCGTACCTGCAGGCAGACAATAATCGTTGCATCTTCGGCGACGCTAAAAGTCGAGCTTCGGATGGATAACCTAATCGCGCCCGTCTAACTCTAGGAGCACCGTTTCCAGTCACAACAAGTTCAAGCATTTCTGGATTATGAACAGGTCTTTCTGGTACGATACATCCTAAAACAATTGGACCTCGAGTCGAACTTTCCAGTTGCATTAAACCACCATATTCTCTTGGTAAAGGTACAGGCAATGGTCCAGCTATTAAACGAACCTGAAAAGGAAAAGCATCTTCAAATAATTTCA
Above is a genomic segment from Megachile rotundata isolate GNS110a chromosome 15, iyMegRotu1, whole genome shotgun sequence containing:
- the LOC100883062 gene encoding uncharacterized protein LOC100883062 isoform X2, giving the protein MSSNGEFSTMSSEEVPSLPKSLPSSREATAEGSSGSGGNYMPLREFLDRFSLPRVVRLEGTGGRPVLLYKQQQKSLRVTATLLIHRYRHDVKVGPEIVIPEGYPENGNLRAHYTKTTIRAGEILRLIAVFQDTRKCNTVSFGISGSSSEKDQYAQCLDPYGREVFAPLSARGEFYAICQNGSIDTGSDAMLYKVHHLAKRPLPLRVRLIAGPLPVPLPREYGGLMQLESSTRGPIVLGCIVPERPVHNPEMLELVVTGNGAPRVRRARLGYPSEARLLASPKMQRLLSACSRAVGDRATEPRVAPLKLHPTSENLKEMHLKKIKPKPDTKPILQSLKDGLEQLKKSTVREKSQTRQNCKNGLLDRISKFAQGGRSRNPAKKSASFTFAVKPEIAMRCQERYSSLEPETTSHPSHSNSSKQPVQRSASTSVLEMPTNVELQPNYSRVRDSLTPVPSLPKLTKTKADDIYTEICENAAAQVQKCPGSHVMARIKIVVKGRDSPMTGRISNERYMNSMVPTEQIDSIISTEDEVIYNTIF
- the LOC100882256 gene encoding ATP-dependent RNA helicase DDX24, with translation MSKRKLNNVGEWKPLKLEGSAFFGDVDGLIGIEELTDYNLEQENGKKVVTCSKDSNNEKSKGSLKRKHLNKWQENDIDIAEPATKKAIIKKSKESLPKKKNVKKVLKSNSQNSTNDNADTKGKLSNECNSNSDNEDDDYYIYIQKWGRLGLYAPIIKAMKDQQFHTPTPIQALTLPPAIMGYRDILGAAETGSGKTLAFGIPIINGILELKNRQVDKSDIKPINGTGNNIENKGWICSDNEMKDDDSSSETDHEEDIDDVNENNIGCIRVIDKVKINEDEHYAKKPLYALILTPTRELAIQIKDHLTKAAKYTDIKIAVLLGGLAAVKQERILSKGPEIVIATPGRLWELIQQGNPHLNQVDSIKYLAIDETDRMLEKGHFQELQQLLEKININKKKREERQNFVFSATLTMVHDIPDYLQKKKKKHNSSKIFKLTPGQKLQKIIQLVGMKTPKVVDVTRESGTASNLTECKIACTIDHKDYYLYYFLKRHAGRTLVFCNSIGCVKRLATLFGILDCKPLPLHASMQQRQRLKNLERFQADENGVLIATDVAARGLDIPNVEHVIHYQVPRTSESYVHRSGRTARALKEGITVLMMEPSEKQYYTKLCKTLGRTEDIPTFPVVDRLLMAVKERVDIAREIDKLELKCRRDNSQKGWLRKAVEDLDLVLEEDEEDVALETKEAADLRHQLKIKKHQLTSLMSKPLFPKGFSGKYPDMNMDLDINQSNQKAVDIMKNVIETIPEKKKERNKKSASKKVLHKRKVFKKSNKKKT
- the LOC100883062 gene encoding uncharacterized protein LOC100883062 isoform X1, whose amino-acid sequence is MSSNGEFSTMSSEEVPSLPKSLPSSREATAEGSSGSGGNYMPLREFLDRFSLPRVVRLEGTGGRPVLLYKQQQKSLRVTATLLIHRYRHDVKVGPEIVIPEGYPGWFSVISGNNTTGNARVYRRVDSLVRAGVPAFLLAAPLRAYILTHSKMENGNLRAHYTKTTIRAGEILRLIAVFQDTRKCNTVSFGISGSSSEKDQYAQCLDPYGREVFAPLSARGEFYAICQNGSIDTGSDAMLYKVHHLAKRPLPLRVRLIAGPLPVPLPREYGGLMQLESSTRGPIVLGCIVPERPVHNPEMLELVVTGNGAPRVRRARLGYPSEARLLASPKMQRLLSACSRAVGDRATEPRVAPLKLHPTSENLKEMHLKKIKPKPDTKPILQSLKDGLEQLKKSTVREKSQTRQNCKNGLLDRISKFAQGGRSRNPAKKSASFTFAVKPEIAMRCQERYSSLEPETTSHPSHSNSSKQPVQRSASTSVLEMPTNVELQPNYSRVRDSLTPVPSLPKLTKTKADDIYTEICENAAAQVQKCPGSHVMARIKIVVKGRDSPMTGRISNERYMNSMVPTEQIDSIISTEDEVIYNTIF